From Oceanipulchritudo coccoides, the proteins below share one genomic window:
- a CDS encoding PEP-CTERM sorting domain-containing protein: MASLAGLVTSSLSAQLNFTVDPGAAWNGFVNTFSVADDSFQFGFGYGDFPNAQSTFSGSTLSLGANKGIYDVEAANPVWVNQTTGDPELYIEYAFYQEVVGAAIGTTVNFDFETITQGLPAGYSVVAFAAVLDGFVTWATTQLETAPLVSGVTDSLSLVVASPGTGTPVVQAGFRVTGPIQPSLDEFFNPNPLTLQYATVQTPVPEPSTYAVLLGFAALGLVIYRRRKA, encoded by the coding sequence ATGGCTTCGCTAGCCGGACTTGTCACAAGTTCATTGTCAGCGCAGTTAAATTTCACGGTCGATCCGGGTGCTGCTTGGAACGGATTTGTGAATACCTTCAGCGTAGCAGACGATTCCTTCCAGTTTGGTTTTGGCTATGGCGATTTCCCGAATGCTCAATCCACCTTTTCGGGCAGCACGCTGTCCTTAGGCGCTAACAAGGGCATTTATGATGTTGAAGCCGCTAACCCTGTCTGGGTAAACCAGACGACTGGCGATCCCGAATTGTACATTGAGTACGCCTTCTATCAAGAAGTCGTCGGTGCAGCTATTGGTACTACAGTCAATTTCGACTTTGAGACAATTACTCAGGGCTTACCCGCTGGCTACAGTGTGGTAGCTTTTGCCGCGGTCTTGGATGGTTTTGTAACGTGGGCAACGACCCAGTTGGAAACCGCTCCGCTCGTATCCGGTGTGACGGACAGCCTATCCCTCGTGGTGGCATCGCCCGGCACAGGTACTCCTGTAGTACAAGCTGGATTCCGTGTCACTGGCCCGATCCAGCCGTCGCTCGACGAGTTCTTCAACCCGAACCCGCTGACCCTGCAGTACGCTACGGTTCAAACTCCGGTTCCGGAGCCGTCAACCTACGCAGTCCTGCTTGGTTTTGCTGCTCTTGGTCTGGTGATCTATCGTCGCCGCAAGGCTTAA
- a CDS encoding energy transducer TonB produces MTSVPEVSNKTPSGALWISILFVVALLLAIPFVQWTNTDDPVPSGPDTDTIPYESPDYEEPPPPPPPPKDKPIDDFKPDVQPPTITDIEIIINPDLRGIGSGTQINLPTGDIPDPFVDIKDLTTQPKAIQQPSPIYPPDAKRNRISGEVVVQFLVTIEGLTKGIEILKSSNPVFESAATDAVRRWKFIPGEKDGKIVTSRVRVRIPFTISN; encoded by the coding sequence ATGACATCTGTGCCTGAAGTCTCAAACAAGACCCCTTCCGGGGCGCTCTGGATTTCCATTCTCTTTGTAGTGGCGCTTCTGCTCGCCATTCCGTTTGTGCAGTGGACCAATACCGATGATCCAGTTCCGTCGGGACCGGACACCGATACCATTCCCTATGAATCTCCCGACTACGAGGAGCCCCCTCCGCCTCCCCCGCCGCCAAAAGACAAGCCAATTGATGACTTCAAGCCGGATGTGCAGCCGCCCACCATTACGGATATTGAAATCATCATTAATCCGGATTTGCGGGGCATCGGGAGCGGCACGCAAATTAATTTGCCAACCGGGGATATTCCCGACCCCTTCGTCGATATTAAGGATCTCACGACCCAGCCCAAGGCGATCCAGCAGCCCTCCCCGATCTACCCGCCCGATGCCAAACGCAACCGGATCAGCGGAGAGGTTGTTGTGCAGTTTCTCGTTACTATTGAGGGCCTCACCAAAGGCATTGAAATCCTTAAATCCTCCAACCCGGTCTTCGAATCGGCCGCCACCGACGCCGTCCGGCGCTGGAAATTCATCCCTGGGGAAAAGGACGGCAAAATCGTCACCTCCCGCGTCCGTGTGCGCATCCCCTTCACCATCTCAAATTGA